A single region of the Oreochromis niloticus isolate F11D_XX linkage group LG19, O_niloticus_UMD_NMBU, whole genome shotgun sequence genome encodes:
- the LOC109195835 gene encoding zinc finger protein 862, translating to MMSCRVCREFPSISESTSAFVTGTSNFRKDPIRTHEKSLHHKKCIGAQSAASVPEQTPIAKTILKINQAQQEVLKKLFRAAYYVAKSELPLAKFSSLCKLQKANGLDLGSTYLNDHACREFIGAIAQTSRDQIEKEIQESRFLSIPADGSTDTGIIEQELVHVRYVRDNGDIATYMIKPVKSANAAGILEAIDEAVNTMGIREDTWKKKVVCANFDGAAVMMGEKTGVAGRLKQRIPHIITIHCVAHKLELAMLDSVKGCEYLVKFEDTLKTIFKMYYYSPKKRRELTEISELLNEKMAHFSGLKSTRWLPSRLRCLKAVEKNYTPTVVHMENMAEGSDVKAEDAAKAKGVVQEMKTEKFVRFLHFMLDYSTILSKCCTDFQHDNLNITRTNQLVESTTSRLLSLKTKPGEYQKTLDTKFTANQDGSICYCGTQLTKSQRPARRGEGTDKDTFGAEIQKIIDNTVKYKYNRFKNLHEKPLSCFKVFDPSTLPYSREELANYGDEEVDYLVTHFACLLDAEEKEKIPQEWMDLKVWLAERRGRKVDCLYRDLLSENPEHFSHILLLVKLMLTLSPSTAICERGFSCMDRVKTTHRTSLHPETLNDCMQLSINGETVESFCPDKSIRFWMFSGKGSRHLDHKTPTRTKSSEMEGNAQEEKADEGDAMPSTSSGIFSSETSVEISDSGSDTD from the exons ATGATGTCCTGCCGGGTGTGTCGGGAGTTTCCCTCtatttctgagtcgacaagcgcctttgttactgggaccagtaattttaggaaagaccccatcagaactcATGAGAAATCTCTGCATCACAAGAAATGCATTGGTGCTCAGTCTGCAGCATCtgtcccagaacaaacaccaattgcaaaaaccatactaaaaataaaccaagcacaacaagaagtcctgaaaaagctgtttagagcagcgtactatgttgcaaagagtgaactaccactggcaaaatttagcagtctttgcaaacttcagaaagcaaatggcctcgatcttggttccacttacctCAATGACCATGCTTGCAGAGAGTTTATTGGAGCAATAGCACAAACTTCAAGAGACCAGATTGAAAAGGAAATTCAAGAAAGCAGGTTTTTATCCATTCCTGCAGATGGCAGTACAGACACTGGTATAATAGAACAGGAGTTGGTTCACGTCAGGTATGTGAGGGATAATGGTGACATAGCCACATACATGATCAAGCCAGTCAAGAGTGCAAATGCTGCAGGTATTTTAGAGGCTATTGATGAAGCAGTGAACACCATGGGTATCAGAGAAGACACATGGAAAAAGAAAGTAGTGTGTGCAAATTTTGATGGTGCTGCAGTGATGATGGGTGAGAAAACAGGAGTAGCTGGGAGACTGAAACAGAGGATACCTCACATCATAACAATCCACTGTGTGGCACACAAACTAGAGCTAGCCATGCTGGATAGCGTGAAAGGCTGTGAGTACCTGGTGAAATTTGAAGATACACTGAAAACCATCTTTAAGATGTACTACTATTCCCCAAAGAAGCGAAGAGAGCTGACAGAAATAAGTGAACTGCTAAATGAGAAGATGGCACATTTCAGTGGCCTGAAGAGCACACGGTGGCTTCCAAGCCGGCTGAGATGTCTAAAGGCTgtggaaaaaaattacactccCACTGTTGTTCATATGGAGAACATGGCAGAAGGAAGTGATGTCAAAGCCGAGGATGCAGCCAAGGCTAAGGGGGTGGTGCAGGAGATGAAGACTGAGAAATTTGTTCGCTTCCTGCATTTCATGTTGGACTACAGTACCATCTTATCCAAGTGCTGTACTGATTTTCAgc aTGATAACCTAAACATCACACGAACAAATCAGTTAGTTGAGAGCACAACATCACGCTTACTCAGcctaaaaacaaaaccaggagaATATCAGAAAACCTTGGACACAAAGTTCACAGCGAACCAGGATGGTAGCATTTGCTACTGTGGAACTCAGCTAACAAAAAGTCAGCGACCTGCTAGAAGAGGTGAGGGAACAGACAAAGACACCTTTGGTGCAGAGATCCAGAAGATTATTGACAACACAGTCAAGTACAAGTacaacagatttaaaaatctcCATGAAAAGCCTCTCTCTTGTTTCAAGGTTTTTGACCCTTCCACTCTTCCCTACTCCAGAGAAGAACTAGCAAATTATGGGGATGAAGAGGTGGATTATCTTGTCACACATTTTGCCTGTTTGCTAGATgcagaagagaaagagaaaattcCACAAGAATGGATGGATCTAAAAGTGTGGCTTGCAGAACGCCGGGGTCGCAAAGTAGATTGCTTGTACAGAGATCTCCTCTCTGAGAATCCAGAACACTTCTCTCATATCTTGTTGCTGGTGAAATTAATGCTGACACTTAGTCCATCAACAGCCATCTGTGAGAGAGGATTTTCTTGCATGGACCGAGTGAAGACAACACATCGTACCTCTCTACAccctgaaacactgaatgactgCATGCAACTCTCCATTAATGGGGAAACAGTTGAATCTTTTTGCCCTGACAAGTCGATTCGTTTCTGGATGTTTTCTGGAAAAGGTTCAAGACACCTGGATCATAAAACCCCGACAAGAACAAAGAGCAGTGAAATGGAGGGCAATGCACAGGAAGAGAAAGCTGATGAAGGAGATGCTATGCCCTCAACGTCGAGTGGCATTTTCTCATCCgagacttcagtggaaatttcagattcaggatctgacacagactaa